The DNA window AGACAGTTTCGGCGAACGAACAAAAGTATTTGAATCCTCGATCCCGGTTCCCGGTTGCTTCGTCTTCGATTGCCGATCACGCAGAAAGTGAGAGCGTCAGCTGGGAATGCTAGGAACAGGAACGAGGCTCGGTGACAAAGAAACCGACGGAGGAGGCGAGGCGTGCGTGAAACAGCAGTTTCAGAGATCAATGAACGATTGTTCCTGCCTCGGCTCGCGTCGTTCGTGTTCTACAGGTTGCCGCGGCACGCGTTCCCCCGCCGTGcaccttcttcttcttgtttgaTTCTAATCGAGAGTGCTCTGGCTCTTCTTAACCACCGCCCTCCCCCCCCTTCCTCTCCACCGTGTTTTTATCCGCGATTTTATACGCGGATAAGCCGTTTTTCTTTCGCAAACCGACTTCAACTCTTATCCAACCATCTTGTATCTTCACGAAGACAATTCTACGTCTTCGTTTTCCAAAAATTAACTAGGCTCGTAATACAGTAGCTTGAATCGATCTCCATCAGGTTTACAACGAAGTAGCAAATTTTGCAATATctaaaacagaaaataattaGTTTGAGCATACGCAAGGGTTGGAAAGAAGATTGTAAGTTCGGGAAGCTTGGAAAAACCGTGGGAAACAAATACAGTAACATATAAGACAGTTAATCCGACCGTTATAAGAATTTCAAGAATTATGCAATGAGCTgggaaatttttgaaaagtgCCATTTTCGTGACATCTATGAATAATAGTCTGAGTAATATATTGTAATAGATTATCCTCGGCAAAAAAgaatttgataaaaattatatttaacgaGTTGGGAAAATTTGGGAAATTCTGGAAAAGTGTCACGGCGATAACAAAAGTACATTCGGAAAGCTTGGATATCCATAAAAATGATTGCAATAATATACAATCCAGTTTGTTCGTCTGGAAaggtttttataaaaattctgtaattacttggaaaaatttgcaaaattctgGAAAAGTGTAACTAACAAAATGCATCTTCTTTTTGTTGCAGAGATTTGGTGGAGGGGGACCTGAGGTTGTCCGAGGACAGCGAGGATGAAACGAGCAAGGTAATCGAGTCTCTAAATTAATTAACTAGGTTCAAACTTCAGCGTATGGGCGTTTGCCACTCTGACGGCTTGGTATATCGAGCGTTTCGTAGTGCAAAGTCTCATGTACGTTAATATTATGaactctgtctctctttctctctttccccgaACAAATATGCTTTTGTTCGTAATTAATACTTGACTTTGTACTATTATTGTCTGCTGTATCAACTGTCGACAAAGGTATGACGAAAGCAACTGTATCGGGGTAATTCGTAATCGTTATGATTTTCTTTTCGCAGGGCACGTCACGGACGACGAGGGGCAACAGAAGCCCTGATCTCACCGTCGAGTAAGTATCCGTGCTCCccatgaaattatttattcatttgcaCCGTGAAATCCAACCCTGAAATAACTCTTATAAGAAATGTGTCCAATTGCTCTTCTGCTGCTCTATGAGTCTCATAAATTCTATCTTAAAAGAAGTCGTATACTGTACTTTGGTACATGATCATTGTCATTGTTTAAAAACTTCCAAACCAAATTGTCAAGCATGTATCTTGAATCAggagtacaattttattttacataaaggtACTCGATCTACTACACcatcattaaaaattgttacatgccaatataaaattcgacataAGAAGAATGTTAACCCTGTGCCTAGAAATTTAATAGAATAACTTTTCATCTCCTaatcaattcaaattttatttacacTAGTCGAATATTACACATTTCTAGCATTACCACTTAGAATTAGAGCTACTTATAGGTAGAGCATACTTTACCTTAATAGAAGCCAGACCCAGAAAGCCCAACAAGAAGAACAACTAAAAGAGCAACCAGAGCAACATCCCATCCCCTAATCAATTAAAATCCTATCCGCACCAGTCTAGTATGATACACTTCCAACGTTACCGCTTTGGATTCTTCGCAAAATCGTGAATTAACCAAACAATGATTTTCCCCACAGCCTGTCAGCACCCTTGATAGCGATGACACCGGCGCCCCCACCTCTGGCGCCCATGTCACCCATGGGTCTATCACCGGTAGGTCCTTTATCGCCTCCAAGGCCGCTGAGTCCGCCCAGACCTTCGTCACCGCCGAAGCAGATGACACCTCAGCAGGTGTTATCACCACCTCCGGTGAGCCCTTTGCAATCGAATGGTTCGCCGAGTCCTACGATCCATCAGAGGCCACCTAGCCCACCTCAGGCGCCCCCGAGTTCCGGAAGCGCGAGTTCCAGTTCCGATTCCGGTTCCGAATCTGGCTCGGAGAGCAGCGATGACTCCGATGACGAGATCGGTCCCCAGCCCACCAAAGGTCCTTCGACCCCGCCCTCGATATCACCAAAGAAGGACAACCTGATCGAGGAGCCACCCCCTGTGATCGAGGAGTCGAAGCCAAGGTGGAACCTCAGCGCCTACTTGAACAAGACGGCCGTGCCCCACGAGCAGAATCCTGAGACCAAGCAGCCGCAGGTAAGTCATCAGATTCATCGCTATTGCCTCTTTATCTTCATAGCTGATCAAAGATTGCACTCGACGATAGGCTCCAGAAGGCCGCGTTGTAAAATCAACCATCTTAATTCGTGTTACCAGGATTGCTCCAGGCGCGAGGGCTCCCCAGCAATGGTCCCGGATACGAGGACTCTCCGGGAGAAAGCAAGCCACGACTGGAAGCTAGACGAGGCTTTCAAAAGGACCCACACGGACTCGCTTAACACTATAATGAGCGACAGCGACCACCATTCGGACCAAGAGAAGACCCATCCAGCAGAAGAGAGTCGCGCGCCAGAGAAACCAAAGGTGGCAGACGCCAGAAAGCGTGGACGTCCTAGAAAACCCACGAAGAGCCCGAAAGGTGGACACCGGACGGAAGAGGCTCTCAAGAATGGGAAACCTCGAAGCCGGACGAGGCCGGTGGGCAGTCCTATAAAGAAGAAGCAGCCGATCTCGAAGGCCACGATCGCGACCAGCGACGATGGTAGCGATGACAGGTCTCAGGGTGCTTCCAGCGATTCTGACAGTGATCGTCCTGCCAGGGTATCGCCTGCGGTCACCACCGTCAACGAAAAGAGGCGGCCGAGACTCAGCGGTTCTTCTAGCGAGGACGAGAGTCCGGCGAATGGGAAGACGAATAGCGTCTCCGACGAGGATAGTTCAAGATGGAGGATGCCTCTCAAGAGGACCAAGCTGGCCGACTCCCCGAAGAagcaggagaagaagaagagcccCAACAAACCGAAATCGAGGAGGTCCAGCTCGAGAGTCAACGCTGCTGGCTCGGACTCTGACAGCGAGTCTGAAGTTTCTGTGAGGAACAGCCGCAAACAGATTGCTCGGTAAGGATTTAGGTTCTCTTAAAATATAATAGACGAGGCATTGAGAATTTAGTGCTAGACTCTGAATTATGTAATAAAGCAAATCCTGAAAGTTCTCTAATTTTTAACGTTCACAGGGTCCCTCCAAGGCCGAGGGCTCCACCGACAAGGACAACGTCCCCGGAGAACTCGGACAGCGACAACAGTCCAGGTCCGAAGCTTCAGGAAGAGGACGCAGGGAACGTTCAGGACAAGAAGAAGAGCGACACGCTGCGCAGGGTGTTCTCCACCTCTGTAGGGGGTGGGAAGGGTGGTGGTAAAGGTGGAAAGGGAGGGAAAGGTGGGGGAAAGTGCGGCATTTACGTGGAGGAGTATACAACATCAGCGAACACTCCGACAGGTGGCGAGAGTCCTTACAAGAGACCGTCGTCGCAGGCTTCCAGCGTAATTCAGACCTTCCCTCCGTTGACGTATGTAGACGGGGTGCCTAGTTTGTTCTGCAGGATCGATCTGAGCAGGATACCGCAGCACATATCGCAGCTGTCCAGGGGCCAGGAGTTCAGGGAGCGAACGGAATTGCCGGACACCAGGCCGTCCTTGAAGCAACCGGTGACCTTGACCGGTCAGGCACCAAGGCCACCGACTCCTGAAGAAGGTGAGATCGTTGATACGCCGCCTCCTCAGCAATTGCCTCCAGATACGAGGATCCACGGCGACGTGATCGCCGACAGCGATCATAAGAATCGTGCTGTGATCAAGGGCGAACCGATCGCGGACTCGAAGACCGGCATCGGCGGTGTTGTTGTCGGTGCTAGTGGTGGTGCTAGTGCGAGTGGTAGTGGTGCTAGTGGGGCGGGTAGCGCGCCCAAGAGGAAACGTAACCCGAGTTGTAGTTCTGTGTCCAGTTTGAGTACTGTGTGTGCCGCGGAGTCGAAGGCCAAGGGCTCGGCCGAGcacaaggagaagaagaagaggaagaggaaacaCGCTGACATCGAGCCCGCCGCTTGCAGGCCGTCTAGTCAGGTGAGCTAAGCTCCTTTGATCATCGTACTAACGGCAATCACTCGGGACTGTGGATTATCACTCGtttgcagaatatttttactAATGGTAACCTGGTGGTAACCCTGTAGACCCTGTAGGACGTTTGATACTAggcaatttattttctttaggtTCCTTGGGGCTTGAGAAATTCTAGACAATTCTTTGATACTCCCCTATGTTTCTAGAATGTTatccaattatttttattgtttcataTTGTCTCAATTTTTACGGGGAAATTTAGAAAAGACTATGAAAGGAATGAGAAATTACAAATGTAGGTAAACGATTAGTTTAGGAATACAGTTGCGATTGAACTTGACCCGTGTTGTCAAGGACAGTCTCGAGGACAGTCAAATAGACATCGATTTTGCTCTATAAAGTTAATATTTATCGTAACGAGCTTCGTTTAATCCAGAACctaatttattttcgaaatgGATCAAACTATcttttattattgtaaaaaaggGTTAATTGATTTTTTAGTAGGTAAAAGGTTAAGGAGACGTTCAAGGTACAATGAATAAATGATACACAGAGATGAAATGGAGGATAGCAGTACAGGAGCCTTCGTATCTGCACGAAATACCGTTTCCCTCCTTAACGTCACGCTCGGCGGTCTCCATAAGGGTGTGTCCCGATCCCCACCATCCTCACAATCCCATGATCCCATCCAGTATTATGCAGGAAATTATGATGAAAGGAAAAAGTGACGAATAAAGGAAGCATAACGAGACGTTAGAGAGCAGTGGAAGCTATTTTCTCTTCGCCCTCATTGGCTGAAGACTCAGTATTCTCTTGGAGGCGGAGCTAAGCTAGTTACTAGCCAATGAGATCAGAATTCAAATAGTTCTCACTATTCTCCAACGTCCCATTGGGTTTCCGTTCAATTGCATTAACCCATTTGAAGCATTACGATCGATCAAAAATAATAATCACCAATTTTCTGCTGTTGCATTTAAGCAGAAAAATAATTGTCATCAATTTCCTGTTGTTGTatttaaccagaaaaatttcaaaagagAAGATGTTTCATATTTTACTGGTTTGTATGTTATGGTACATATCATTACCGAGAAAATTGCGAGCGTGTACAGattaatgatgcaaatgggttattCAAATTTGAATGTACATTTGATACCGCTGACCATAACAGAACTAACGTAACCGTTCCTTACACAGCAGAGTGGTATACAACCAACGAACCACGAGCGGGAAGAGAAACCTGACACTAGTCTCTTGCCGCCACCACCTCCGCCTCAACGCGTCTATTATTCCTACTTCAACCTTCAAAATGAAGTCATGGAGGATCAGGATAGGTGGTGAGTCTTGTCTTCTTCTGTCCAAACCGTGGTTCGCCATCCCCATTCGGCTGTCAACCCCTATTCCGCACTTTCTCTATCATACCGAGTTTATACAAGAACATCGTCCACCATTTTCATTCAacaatcactagactgcgaatccttACACAGAATAAAAagtgtttgcattgattgcgaCGCAGGAGCTAAATAACATTTCTTTTACTTATTTTAACTATTTTATTGTGCTGAAACTATACCAcgatatccttaaatcttttgtaatgatacaagttaataatacatttttgtgCTGAATGCATAGAATATCCGCAGTCGAGTGGTCATTTTCGAATCTCAGGAAGTTAGGGGCCCGGACCACGGCAAACCTTCGACGCTGAAGAGGTGTAGATAATTATTAGTGAATGTTAATGTTCAATAGGGACCAGAACCAGTACCTGATGGAAGCGAAACGGCTGAAGCACAGCGCCGACAAGGAGTGCGAGCTCACGGCGCAGGGGATGCTCTACCTGGAAGCAGTTCTCTGTTTCCTGCTGACTGGGAATGCGATGGAGTCGGATCCCCTTACCGAGAGGGCGTCGTTCACCATGTACAAGGATACTCTGAGCCTCATCAAGTGAGTAGATCTCTAATTAACCGGGAGACCAAGCTCCCCAAAAGTTCTTTCTAATTAAACCGATCTCTGATTTCCCTACGTGTCCTCTCTCCGTCCAGGTACATCTCGTCGAAGTTCAAGAGCCAGCAGAACAACTCGCCCGAGAGCAGTATACACAATAAGCTGGCCATTCTAAGGTGAGTGCTATAGCCCCACTCTCTGTCTAACGATTTACGCTCCTTCTAACTTTAGACGTGTTCTTACAGCCTCTTTTGCCAGTCCCTCATCTACTTGAAACTGTTCCATATGCATAAACCGGAAGTCAAACAGACACAGAAGCTTCTGACAGAGTACCATCAGAAGGTAAGATCCTTCGTCACCAGGGTAAGGCTCTTCAGCATCGGAAGGGACAATGTCCTTTCTATGGTTCTTTTGGGTCGATTGTACTTGACATAGGGGACTTATTGTGTGGTTTTGCTTTGTGCTTTTCAGCAAGCAGCTCAGGCGACACCCGTGCAACCAGAGGGCCAAGGGACACCGTCTCTGTCACCGACGCCTTCGCCAGCTGGCTCTGTAGGATCTGTTGGCAGCCAAAGTTCTGGGTACAGCAGTGGCGAATTGGCGAACCGAGGAGCAGCCCCGTACGTAAGCGTCCCCTTCGGTGTCTACAACGCCATGGCGAAGCAAAACTATCAGTTCAACTTGATGTTGAATGGCCATGAACTGTGGGACCAGGCGCATGCTCTGGTGACGGATAAGCATAGAGGTGAGTTGATTTTTGAATTATGTTCGACCTCCTTTCCGCCTTAAGCCTTGAGCTCTGGTAGTTAGGTTTATATTCATGCAGGGGGTTGAAAATCAGAAGTAGTAATTCAGAGAAATTTTAGAATGTTTTCCTGTGAAGTTTTTCTATGCTCGAGGGCCTAGAATTAAGCTGGGAGATCATGATTTACAACGAGTTCATGTTGGTTCAAAGGAAAATTctaattcattttaaaaaattgagaaaccccCACCAATCGATTACAAGCTAGAAGACCTCACAAACCTAACCTTCTATTTCTCTTGGATTTTCCCAGACTTCTTCATCGAGCTGGACGAGAAGCTAGGACCCCTGACCCTGAAGAGTTCTCTGCGGGACCTGGTGCGCTACGTCCAGGCCGGCATAAAGAAGCTTCGTGATCTCTGACCACAGTGGCACAGCCCCCGACCACCCACCCCCAACTACATAACTTCTCTGCCGCAGAACATGGCCACGTATCCAACGATGTTCACGTAAAACcgatcgcaaaaaaaaaaaaaaacagaacagTGTTATCGCGGGGCTTAAGACGCTGCGCGAGTTACCAGAGATTGGTGTGCTAGAGAAGAAAATTCCTCCAGTCGAgagagaagaacaagaagaaccataaaaaaaaatcagaagaggtagaagaagaaaaagtcgAGCTTCATCGTCCTCGGCAGACAAGGGCTGTTGGGGTGAGGACAGGGGATTCGGTGGTCACGGGGTAGAGTATTCGGTCGCGAAGAGGATCGTTGAGAGTCCCTCTCTCTATCTACCAACTCTACTGAACACAACAGAGCTCATCGTCGTGCTCTTCGAGTAGTATTCAACCGACCGAACAACTCCCAGAAAGTTCTTCAGAGAACTTGAAGAACTTGAAGAAATTCTTCCTGTGTCGCGTTATTTTTCAAGAAGAGGAGACGACCCGGAAGACGACCTTGAAGAGCAACGAACGCGAAGACACGAAGAGGATGAATAACAAAGTGTGTTCGACCGGGGAAGAAATTGTTTTCTCATGTTTCTCCATTTGCAAATTACCAACGGATCGAAGAAGAGCAATGTCGACGATGTGAGTATATCACGGAGAGTGGATGAAAGAAGAGGAAgtggaaaaagaagaagaagaagtgccACAGAAGCGCCCGTGTGTTCTCGCTTCACGGTGCGCCGCAGCCGACGTTACCTGAAGCATGAGTCTCGTCTCGGCGATTCGAGTGCGACGAATACAAAagggatatataaatatatacataatatgCATATAGTTTATTacctatataaatatataaataattataaatatataaatatatatatatatttaataacgAAGAGAGAACCAACGTGTGAACGCGTTCAaccgcgtttttcgtttttaGCTAAAAACAAACATATTGAGGATTAAGTGCGTGAGCaagaaaaaaatagaaagaacggggtggggggagaagagagaaaaaaagggggAGAGAAAATTGAGAGAAGTGGAGAGACGCGCTAGGCGCGCGAGCAACAAGATCAACCGTCGATCACGATCGACGACACTATTaacaaaatattatataaatatatatatatatatataaatatataaatatattcacCGAGTGTCCAAGAAGGATGCTAGGCTCTTTTGTAGATAGGTTACGGAATaaaaaggggggaggggggccgGAAGGAGGAGAAGGGGGCAAAAAAAACGGTGACGTTTTTTTTAGATTAGACAGACTACGCAACAAGGATGAGCAGATATGATGAAGAGCACGAGGAATGGTGTAGACAGAGGGGAGAAATACACCCAATacatattatttacattacttAGCGTTTAAACAAGGGGAAATAAAGTAGAGGTTATAGCGACGAGATGcacgaaataagaaaataaaaaagaatattcagaaaattataACGTATAGCGCAttaccacacacacacacacacacaatacaGACGAAAACGACACACGAGTATACATACACAGACACACGCGTACAAACACGAGTTTAATACGTATCGCGATTAAAGTAAGAGGAGAGGGATGAATGGCAAGCAAGAGGCAAAGAGAGAAAGCGACGACAGACATACTAACCCTGGCAGATATTGTTTCatcaaataaattaaatgtttacgtaattatttatatttccaATGTGAGTAATATTccgttaacactaaacgtatcACAGGCGAATGGCCGGTTTTTTCATTTgacaattactgaaactataaaaatccaTGCACAGAAAGTTGGGAAATGAATTTCCCTATTAAAACATctgttataataaaaaataccgaaaatctGATTAATTTCaatgttgttatttttataaggcaacatttaTCAGTTAGTTTTAGGGGTTGGTTCGTTTAGTGTTAACGGTACAGCCAAATGCGAAGCAATGAGTTCGGTGTATGCTACTCCATAAAATTAAAGGAACACAAGAATTATTACCGTATAAaacaaaatgttaaaatatGCTTGCCTGTATTATTTTAAAGAGTGGACTCTCTTAGctttttccaaataaaaatttttctattctGTTATAAACAAGATTCAAAAGCTAAAGTTGCCTTCCTttcaaaattgtacaaattcGAACGACTCTATTTTTGATTTAAAACGCAATAAAATGGTGTGAAAAAATCGCAGATCATCTTTTAAGCGGTTATTATAAAGGAGAGACTTCCTTTATAAAGTCATATTGAAAAGAATGCGATGAAAAGCGCCGCAGAATTCTTTGAATTTGTGTAAATTTTGAATGAAGGAAAATCAACTTGAAAGGGTGAAAAAGTGAAGgattatatttaaccctttgcactcaattGGCGTCGTTTTGGTGACAGAATCAGCCACCTAATGGTAACAGCagcaatactatttttatttgcaatagAACAAAGCAAACCGAGAAAAGAAATCAAAGTAAATCAATTGACAAACTCTTCCAATGTTTTCAGAATAAAATTCCTTTATCATAAAATGTTTGGTTCTCGTTGTCTATTGGGATCACTGATGGCATCACAACATGTTaggagtgctaagggttaaatatacgttcaaatcaattattaaattaattgttaatCACATTTGTGATTTTTAAACAGCAGATTTTCTGTAATTATGAACGAAATACGGAGGTGAAAcataaaatgaatttaaaagcATTGATATATCATTATCAACGTACAAAAGTTATTAAACgatgaaacaaattttgatttggCTACGGTACAGAGCGATTAATGCAGAATATGTTTagtttgcgtaaagatccgcaatctaaacTGATTTTGattgaatattttctgccaggggTGGTATACGACACACAAGAAGGAGAAGCAAGACGATAAAGGGATGCAAATAACAATTAAATACCTAAAGGACCGTGCGCCCTCCTTGTTGAGGTTCGCGATCGCTAAATCGACGAAAACAAAGATAGAAGCGTAAACGGATAAGCGAGTTGCTCATgtgtatatttttgtaaataggTATTTGCGAGTGCCGCCGCCTTGAGGGCGGCCcgacgtcgcgacgccgcgCGTCTGGCCGACCCGCCCCAATTTTTGCTACCACAAATCTTATCGAGAATCAGGAAATTTCTGGTAAAAAAGCGtaagaagaataaaaaaagaatatttaaGTAATAAAgagatgaagaagaaaaaaaaactaacaCGGTACAGTTTAACGACGTTTAACACACCAAGAGACACTTTTACCGTCTTGTATAATGGTTCTTTTTACTTTCGACGATGCGCGCGTAGAACGAAAATCAACAACaaaaaagagaaaacaaaaaatgagaaaatagaAAAGAAGAACACAGAAGGAAAAAGGTTCAGTTTgcgttctttctctctttttccgtATACGTATATCGTTACGTTCTTTGACTTTCGTTTACGACTTTCTCTTGATATTCTTTTCGTTTGCTCGTCTATATTCTTCAGCTTCCTTTTTGCGTTGCATGCTTTTCCGTTCTCGCGGCCTTTCTCGTTACTTTCGCCGACGAATGGTGAAACGAGAGAGAATGATTATGTGGGCTCGGCTGATCGAGAACGCTTATGAGGTTCTCGGGGCGGTCGGGGGAGTGATGAGATTAACGTATACGATCATTTTCCGACAGTGGAGTTGGTgagaacgggagagagagagagagagagagagagagagagagaaagattgaaagaaaaaaagagagaaagagagggtggGGAGAGTGTTGGAAAAGCGGCTCGAAATTGTTGAAACGTGGTTGGGATATTGTTCTTGTTGTAATGCGAACATTGAAATTTGTTAGAGCGGAGTTTTCGGAAGAAGGAACCTAAGTTGCAACGCAATATTCAACGCTAGATTTACCGGACCTaaagtttttaatttacgattattgggattgtaaagatgcatttataggaaatttaatcAACACACTTATTTCTTGGAACGTATATTATGATGCAAGCCGCTAAAAATCTGACTAaatatattcttgttatttttataaaataatgcgaAACAGGcacttttagtgttccgtaaacctagtgttaataaaatggCTGCTTGAACACGTTAATGTCTCTAGAAAATAATTGTGTGAGTATTTACAGTGATTATGATCGACTGTTTGTAGTTTTAGGTTCCTTCTTTTGAAATGCAAAGGTTCTCAACATTTTATCTGTGGATTCAAAAGTATATTTGTATATTAAAATTCCTTGTagcctgttttttttttcttgttagaAGAGGATACTTAAAATACACTGATAGTTACAATCGTTCTTCCCAAACCTAAATCATCAATTGTATCAAATCATTTTGGTACGGTGAACAGCAAGAATGACCAATTGTGCGTTGAATTATGTTCTCTCTTTTACAAAACAGGATACAGTGACAGgatgcggatctctatgcagaTATAGATTTTTCTGGACTAATTTGTAGAGAGTAATCGAAAGGAAAATTTATTTGCTTTATCGAAGGTTACATTACACTTCAAAGAATATAAAGAACTTGTTTTcgcgattttataaatattttattatagtgAGTTATCACTAATCCCTTTCATTAAGGAGTTGGATTACGGAGAATCTATGTTTTGTTACAAATCCAGAATACATGGCATCaatattatgttttttttttttaatgattaaattgttttaaattaatGCATGATAAACAGCGACCAAATTCACGTcgtcaaatttttattataattaacaACCACGATCAGAGTTGTTTATAAAAGCATGAATCTAGGACCATAGTCTATACTGAAAGACACTTTCCGTCAGCGAAAATGTGCATTGACCACAATCGGAGCCGATTTCCACACTTTCCCCGCGATCGCCAAGAGAATGGTTAGTATCGCTGAGAAAATCGTTTACTATCACCGGGCCGGTTGGACGAGACCCCGTGGGCCCATAGAGTTACTCTAATCGCGGTCCAATGGTTCACGGGATACAATTTTCTACCTCGTGTGCGAACGAACACACACGCAGACACACGctcagacacacacacacacacacacacacacatacgcacGCGTGCTCAAAAGTGGCTGAACGAGGATTtcaagtgagagagagaaagagaaaataagaataaaaaaagaatactATAAAAGCTcgaaaggaagaagaagaagaagaagaaacagaaaaaagtctattaagaaaagaaagttTTGATATTTTCGAGACACATatttatagaggatacgtataAATATCAGGCCCCGGGTCTCGTCCGCCGTGGTCCCGGCGATTATGGTTGTCGATCGCGTGTCCCCCACGATCCCGTAACGAGAAACCAACACATGTCGGAATGTTTTGTGCGTGTGATGAGCTGTTACCGATTCGACAAACGTGTgtatgtttcaattaattttggCATTTTGGTCTCTGCTTTTTCTGTTCGTCTCTCCTTCGTTTAGTCGTTGCAGACTAATTTTTCGCGAGCGAGTTCCTAGCTTGACCTCCAAAGATGATAATGGGTGCTGCGGTTACTATTGCCACGTAAGGGACAGAAGCGATTCGGATCTCTTAATGATTCAATTAGATCCATGATTATTCCCCCCTTTGTATCCTCTCCTGGATCGGTTTTGAAATTTTCTCTCCTTTACCGTGCTctctcttcccccctcccctatttcgttttcttttaaGAAATTTTATTGT is part of the Halictus rubicundus isolate RS-2024b chromosome 3, iyHalRubi1_principal, whole genome shotgun sequence genome and encodes:
- the Lilli gene encoding AF4/FMR2 family member lilliputian isoform X1 is translated as MPSSGGYYDDRNPLLKGTLSSVERDRLRQRDRQARAAMSVQAEQAAAGGGPDTRHHHHGHHNHAHHHSNPHALAAPLFRAPVRVNPDAQDSTTQQIQSKLGNYSLVKHLLDEPKRLIGIEGVPASPAPSSATSSLRTSSSSVGSNSRSSPSGQEFKKPGGPRTGSSSSSSSSHQRGGFVKPADGKPPYGGRGGYPGQPVKHGGNSNDHRSHGLLPAKGPPPNSPGNGTLGGNSSIGNSGGSRLHSAASRLSRLPLDNGTSSRPVPAENSADLEIIMKEMTVPPTPLTAIAQTPRKELETKFTFNPLLAKLTEVPPPEPTKPQRERHSANRLSADLVEGDLRLSEDSEDETSKGTSRTTRGNRSPDLTVDLSAPLIAMTPAPPPLAPMSPMGLSPVGPLSPPRPLSPPRPSSPPKQMTPQQVLSPPPVSPLQSNGSPSPTIHQRPPSPPQAPPSSGSASSSSDSGSESGSESSDDSDDEIGPQPTKGPSTPPSISPKKDNLIEEPPPVIEESKPRWNLSAYLNKTAVPHEQNPETKQPQDCSRREGSPAMVPDTRTLREKASHDWKLDEAFKRTHTDSLNTIMSDSDHHSDQEKTHPAEESRAPEKPKVADARKRGRPRKPTKSPKGGHRTEEALKNGKPRSRTRPVGSPIKKKQPISKATIATSDDGSDDRSQGASSDSDSDRPARVSPAVTTVNEKRRPRLSGSSSEDESPANGKTNSVSDEDSSRWRMPLKRTKLADSPKKQEKKKSPNKPKSRRSSSRVNAAGSDSDSESEVSVRNSRKQIARVPPRPRAPPTRTTSPENSDSDNSPGPKLQEEDAGNVQDKKKSDTLRRVFSTSVGGGKGGGKGGKGGKGGGKCGIYVEEYTTSANTPTGGESPYKRPSSQASSVIQTFPPLTYVDGVPSLFCRIDLSRIPQHISQLSRGQEFRERTELPDTRPSLKQPVTLTGQAPRPPTPEEGEIVDTPPPQQLPPDTRIHGDVIADSDHKNRAVIKGEPIADSKTGIGGVVVGASGGASASGSGASGAGSAPKRKRNPSCSSVSSLSTVCAAESKAKGSAEHKEKKKRKRKHADIEPAACRPSSQQSGIQPTNHEREEKPDTSLLPPPPPPQRVYYSYFNLQNEVMEDQDRWDQNQYLMEAKRLKHSADKECELTAQGMLYLEAVLCFLLTGNAMESDPLTERASFTMYKDTLSLIKYISSKFKSQQNNSPESSIHNKLAILSLFCQSLIYLKLFHMHKPEVKQTQKLLTEYHQKVRSFVTRQAAQATPVQPEGQGTPSLSPTPSPAGSVGSVGSQSSGYSSGELANRGAAPYVSVPFGVYNAMAKQNYQFNLMLNGHELWDQAHALVTDKHRDFFIELDEKLGPLTLKSSLRDLVRYVQAGIKKLRDL